In the genome of Bosea sp. BIWAKO-01, the window TTCGCAAACCTTCGAAACCGGCCTCAACGTTCCCAATAGGTTACGCGCCGTCTCGCAAACCTTTCTCCCCCTGTTCGCCCCTCCGCGAGGTGGCGCCATGAGCGACCCGGCGGGCTGGGTTCTGCCGGGTATCGTAGTGACGGTCTACGCCGGCTGGGGCCTGTGCTGGCTTAAGCGCCGGTGGCGCTCGTGATGATTCACTATCACGGCACGCCCATCACTCCGGTTGATGCGCTCTGCCGAGCCGGTGCGGGTACCGGAGCAGCCGGCCTGCCAACCTGCAAGGCTAACCAGGTCTTCGGTCCTGCGATGCCATCGGGATAAAGCCCGGCGGCACGCTGAAAGGCGACAAGAGCCGCCCGCGTCTTCAAACCTAAAAGGCCGTCGGCCGGGCCAGGATCATAGCCGAGCGAAAGCAGCGCGGCTTGCACCTCGCGAATGTCCATTTCGAAGCTCCGGGTTTGGAATAGGCGACGCGCGACGCGGATGGCCAAGCACAAGCAACCCTCATCGTGAATGAGGGTTCACTCCTCGCGGCAACTGCTCTAGAGAACCGCGGCAGTATCAGGGGTGCGCTGTGGATCAGTCAGAGTTCTGTTGCGAAACGTGCGGCTCTCCGCATGTCTCGATTCCTGCCAATCTTTGCCCTGACAGCGCAGTTCGGTGCGGCAGATGCGACAGCTTCATCGCAACCTGGGCAGACTATCGACAGGCGATCATGCTGGTCGTGTCTCATCGTGGCGCCGTCGCAGCCGACCCCACCCCCGCATCTGCGCTCCTGCATTAGGCCACTGGGGGCGTAGCTCAATGGTTAGAGCCGGCCGCTCATAACGGTCTGGTTGCAGGTTCAAGTCCTGCCGCCCCCACCAATCGCCACGTTCGCCGAGCCGAGCGCGATCAGCGCCCGCTGTGCTGCCCGAATGTCCATGGCGGAAGCTCCAGATATGATCGGTAGGCCCCTCAGCCGAAGGCCGCTTCGATCTCGGCGGCCGTCGTGATCGTCCCGGCCTCGATTTGCGCCAGCACCGCCCCCTCGATGCCGAACACCGTTCGGACATGCTCGCGGGCGGCGATCGCGAGCTGAGGGAAGTCCGCGTTGCTCACTGGGCGGAACACGCCGTCAGCGAACTTCCACGGATCGCCGTCAACGCGAACATTGAGCGCGATCGCCTGCAGCTCGGAGAGGTATTTGCCTTGGCTGCGATCGTCCGTGTGGATCTGCCAGCCATGCCAGGCGGTCCCTGCCTGCTCGGCGTGCCAGCGCCGATCGGCAACATAGCCGATCAGTTCGGCCTTGGTCGGCAACGGGGGCGGATGCGGCGGCGAGTACGCGCCGTCCACGTAGGACCCGCCCTCTTCGACCGTTTCCCCAACGGCGAAGATCGTTGCCGCGACATCTGGATGGAAAACGTCCGCTGGCACGATGCCGTCAAGCCTAATAATCTCTGCCACTCGGCCGTCTGCGATGCGTGCGTACTGTGCCATGTAATGCCCTTAGAATTCGAGGATGACCTGGCCGCCAGAGCCAACGCCGCCATTGGCGAATAGCGCGCCGCCTGACGCGCCGCCGCCCGGGAAGCCGCCATTCGCCCCCTGAACGGCCACCCCGGTGGTAACTGAGTTGGTGAAATTGCCAGTGTAGGAGGGGCCGCCCTGCGCCAAAACGAACAAGCCTGCACCGATCGAGTAGGCGATGCCGCCGCCGAAGCCGGGGCGATTGATTGTGCCGCCACTACCGCCCACCCCGCCTGCGCCGGAACCAGCTTGGATCGCGCCGTTGGCTGCTGTGCCGCCAACGCCCCCGAGCGCCGAGATGAGCGCACCGAAAGACGAGGTGCCGCCTGGGCCGCCGTTAGTTGGGCCTACACCAAGGCCAGAGGCTCCACCTGCGCCGACAACGACATTGTAAGATACGCCAGGCGTGACAGGGAAATCGCCTTCGCGATACTCACCGCCACCAGCGGCAGAGGCGACTGAATTGGCCGCAGCGGCTGCGCCGCCGCCACCTCCGCCGCCCGCCCATACTTGCGCGCGCACGCGGAAGACACCCGCCGGGCAAACCCAAGCAGTGGTGCCGGGCGTAGAGTAGACCAGCGTCGTGCGAGCAGCATTCTGTGTCAGGCCAGCCATTTGAATCGCAGTGCCGTCATAGATGCCGCGCAGAATCCCGCCGACGCCGAGATCGCCGGCGAGAAGGGCCGCGCCACCGGGGCGAAGAATTGACTTTGTGCCCGTCAGGCCGGTGACGGCCAACGTCGCCGCTCCGGTGTTGGTAGCGGTCAGCAGGATGTT includes:
- a CDS encoding DUF4376 domain-containing protein, with the protein product MAQYARIADGRVAEIIRLDGIVPADVFHPDVAATIFAVGETVEEGGSYVDGAYSPPHPPPLPTKAELIGYVADRRWHAEQAGTAWHGWQIHTDDRSQGKYLSELQAIALNVRVDGDPWKFADGVFRPVSNADFPQLAIAAREHVRTVFGIEGAVLAQIEAGTITTAAEIEAAFG
- a CDS encoding peptidoglycan-binding protein, encoding MDIREVQAALLSLGYDPGPADGLLGLKTRAALVAFQRAAGLYPDGIAGPKTWLALQVGRPAAPVPAPARQSASTGVMGVP